A single Sphingopyxis chilensis DNA region contains:
- a CDS encoding acyltransferase family protein — protein MDIRRVECLDGLRGVAALWVVLGHMMILTGFRLPLMSKPDLGVDLFILLSGFLMMFQYRLRAGREDWTAPATWGAFWTRRFFRLAPLFYVTLAAALIAGPAIYADRVAIDGFLGQSLQPSERYLDGSLANIVLHLTFLFGFLPDYAFRTPLPDWSLGLEMQFYLLFPFLVLLGRRFGWLTSAFIAAGGGVAVALLAAAAGLDYPMPSFLPLKLQLFLSGMLLAAGADESRPRLWLRLGAAMLLAAIPIGGDQDLLHFAVRELLVFGFFALVHLRSLGVIDWISRLLGSRPFHWLGELSYGAYLIHLLILQPVAAAVIGQFGTGLGAIGRFALTGAIVIPATYVLAFVTYRLVELPGQRLGKAVIKRAVGRGTPRAHQTVPEKIAAP, from the coding sequence ATGGACATTCGGCGGGTCGAGTGTCTGGACGGCTTGCGCGGCGTTGCGGCGCTGTGGGTGGTGCTCGGTCACATGATGATCCTCACCGGTTTCCGGTTGCCGCTGATGAGCAAGCCCGACCTTGGCGTCGATCTGTTCATCCTGCTCTCGGGCTTCCTGATGATGTTCCAGTACCGGCTGCGCGCGGGGCGCGAGGACTGGACGGCGCCCGCCACATGGGGCGCTTTCTGGACGCGGCGCTTTTTCCGGCTGGCGCCGCTTTTCTATGTGACACTCGCCGCCGCGCTGATCGCCGGACCGGCAATCTATGCCGACAGGGTGGCGATCGACGGCTTCCTCGGCCAGTCGCTGCAACCGTCCGAACGCTATCTCGACGGAAGCCTCGCCAATATCGTCCTGCATCTGACCTTCCTGTTCGGCTTTTTGCCCGATTACGCCTTCCGTACGCCGCTGCCCGACTGGAGCCTCGGGCTCGAGATGCAATTCTACCTGCTCTTTCCCTTCCTCGTGCTGCTCGGGCGGCGGTTCGGCTGGTTGACGTCGGCCTTTATCGCGGCGGGCGGCGGGGTGGCCGTCGCGCTGCTCGCCGCCGCGGCGGGCCTCGACTATCCGATGCCATCCTTCCTGCCGTTGAAGCTCCAGCTCTTTTTGAGCGGCATGCTGCTTGCCGCCGGTGCGGACGAGAGCCGCCCGCGGCTCTGGCTGCGCCTCGGTGCCGCGATGCTGCTCGCCGCGATCCCGATCGGGGGCGACCAGGACCTGCTCCATTTCGCGGTCCGCGAGTTGCTGGTGTTCGGTTTCTTTGCGCTGGTCCATTTGCGCTCGCTCGGGGTGATCGACTGGATTTCGCGGCTCCTCGGCAGCCGGCCCTTCCATTGGCTGGGCGAGCTTTCCTATGGCGCCTACCTGATCCACCTGTTGATACTTCAGCCCGTTGCGGCCGCGGTGATCGGGCAATTCGGCACCGGTCTGGGAGCGATCGGCCGTTTTGCGTTGACCGGTGCGATCGTTATCCCGGCAACCTATGTCCTTGCCTTTGTGACCTACAGGTTGGTCGAGCTGCCCGGCCAGCGGCTCGGCAAGGCGGTCATCAAGCGGGCTGTCGGACGCGGCACGCCCCGCGCGCACCAGACCGTTCCCGAAAAGATCGCCGCGCCATGA
- a CDS encoding glycosyltransferase family 4 protein, which produces MLQRTSVPSGDPARSPVICVTGLRGFPHVMGGIESHCEELLPRIKTLWPDHRSVVLGRAPYLPERQGEHRGVEIIGIPCPRSQHFEAVVSTFLSVLSARKRGARLIHIHAIGPGLLAPVARLLGLKVVVTHHGTDYHRAKWGLLARGALRAGEWLALTFADRVIAVSPSLAEQLRHNFPKRATAISYIPNGTSDLPDDADPALILERLGLAGDDFLLAVARLVPEKGLHDLIDAHERSDSTAKLVIAGSADHESEYARELLARASDRVIFAGVQSRATLKCLYEHCALFVMPSYHEGLPIAALEAASCGARMLLSDIPANLDIGLDPVNYFRVGDVGELTARLNADGADFQVDRDAVRGRFSWDRAAAETLEVYRTALAPRRPVRRPSATPGTVRT; this is translated from the coding sequence ATGCTGCAACGGACGAGTGTGCCATCTGGCGATCCTGCGCGATCGCCCGTCATCTGTGTAACGGGCCTCCGCGGCTTCCCGCACGTCATGGGCGGGATCGAAAGTCATTGCGAGGAGCTGCTGCCGCGGATCAAGACGCTGTGGCCCGACCACCGCTCGGTGGTTCTGGGCCGTGCGCCCTATCTGCCCGAACGGCAGGGCGAGCATCGCGGCGTCGAGATTATCGGCATCCCCTGCCCGCGCTCGCAGCATTTCGAGGCGGTCGTATCGACCTTCCTTTCGGTCCTGTCCGCCCGCAAGCGCGGCGCCCGGCTAATCCACATCCACGCCATCGGCCCCGGGCTGCTCGCACCAGTCGCGCGGCTGCTCGGCCTCAAGGTCGTCGTGACGCACCACGGCACCGACTATCATCGCGCCAAATGGGGCCTTCTCGCGCGCGGCGCGCTGCGTGCCGGTGAGTGGCTTGCGCTCACTTTCGCGGACCGCGTCATCGCCGTCTCACCGTCGCTCGCCGAACAGCTGCGCCACAACTTTCCGAAGCGGGCGACGGCGATTTCCTATATCCCGAACGGCACGTCCGACCTGCCGGACGATGCCGACCCCGCGCTCATCCTCGAACGGCTGGGGCTCGCGGGCGATGATTTCCTCCTCGCCGTTGCCCGCCTCGTCCCCGAAAAGGGCCTGCACGACCTGATCGACGCCCATGAACGGTCGGACAGCACTGCCAAGCTGGTGATCGCCGGCTCGGCCGACCATGAAAGCGAATATGCCCGCGAGCTTCTCGCGCGCGCCAGCGACCGAGTGATTTTTGCTGGCGTCCAATCGCGCGCGACGCTCAAATGCCTCTACGAACATTGCGCGCTGTTCGTCATGCCATCCTATCATGAGGGGTTGCCGATCGCGGCGCTGGAGGCGGCGAGCTGCGGCGCGCGGATGCTGCTCAGCGACATCCCGGCCAATCTCGACATCGGGCTCGATCCCGTAAATTATTTCCGGGTCGGAGACGTCGGGGAACTCACCGCGCGCCTGAACGCCGACGGCGCCGACTTCCAGGTCGATCGCGACGCCGTTCGCGGGCGCTTCAGCTGGGACCGCGCCGCGGCCGAAACGCTCGAAGTCTATCGCACGGCGCTTGCACCGCGCCGCCCGGTCCGGCGCCCCTCCGCCACACCCGGAACGGTGAGGACCTAG